The genomic segment CACGGTGAGGATGATGGTGAGCGGCTTCGCCTGCGCTCGCACCAGCGAAGGAGCGGCGAGGACGGCGGACGCCGCGCCGAGCGAGGCGACGAAGCGCCTGCGGGTCTGCTGCAACATGTCTTGTCTCCTGGGGGATGGTGCGCCTCGCCCGAGGGCTTCGGGGTTAACGCTTCTTGTCGCCTCGATTCTGCTTAGGCGAGAGGGGGCGGGCAATTGAAAAGAATGACCCGGTCGTTAGACTGCGGTTAACGACTTGCCACCGTCATGAACCTGCGCCAGATGGAGGTCTTCCGTGCCGTGATGTTCGCCGGCGGCGTCAGCAGCGCGGCCGAGCTGCTCCATGTCTCGCCACCCGCCATCAGCAAGGTGCTGGCGCAGGCGGCGCGGGCAAGCGGACTGACCCTGTTCGAGAGGGTGAAGGGACGGCTGATCCCGACGCCCGAGGCGCACCGGCTCTATGCGGAGATCGACCAGCTATGGCACGGCGTGGAGAAGGTGCGCGACACCAGCCGCGAGCTGGCCCAGCCGACCAGCGCCAGCCTGCGGCTGGTGTGTTCGGCCAGCCTCGCGCCCTATCTGGTCTCGCGCGCCGTCGCCCGGCTGTACGTCCAAGTGCCGCGGCTGCAATGCCGCGTGCAGGTGGTGGCGCCCGACATCATCAACCAGAGCCTGCTGGAGCGGTCGACGCACCTGGGCATCGCGTTGGCCCCGCACGATCACCCGAACCTGTCGGTGGTGAAGAGCTACCAGTGCGGGCTGGCCTGCGTCATGCGCAGCGACCAGCCACTGGCCAGGAAGAAGCTGATCCGCCCGGCCGACCTGGTCGGGCAGCGGGTGATCTCGTCGCCGGAGTCCGTGCCTTTCGGTCAGACTCTTCGACGCGCATTCGGCGCCGCGGGGGCGAAGATGCACCGCGACTTCGAATGCACGAGCTCCACCACGGCGTGCTGGTTCGCGCAGGCCGGGGTCGGCGTGGCCGTGGTGGACCAGGTGGCGATCGCCGGTGGGCTGCTCGCGGGCCTGGAGGTGCGGCCGTTCCAGTCCGGCGAGAAGCTGCCGGTGAAGATCCTGCGAAACCGCTACCGGCCGATGTCCGTGGTCGAGCAGGCGTTCACGGAGGTCTTCGATGGGGTGTGGCAGGAGATGGTGGCCGGTTCGAACGGAACGGAGATCAACCGCCGCAACGCGGCTGCGGCCAGGCAGGGGTAAGTGATGGCGAAACTGGAACAGAAGCTGGCCGCCTTCGTCTGCGGCTTGCGCATCGAAGACGTCCCGCCGGAAGCCCAGCGGGTGGTGCGCCGGATGGTGATGGCAGTGACCGGAACCGGATTCGCCGGAGCGGCGGAAGATGGCGTGCTGGCGCTGCGCGAACTCCTGAAGGAGGCTGGGGGCAGCGGGCAGGCGACGACACTGGTCTATGGCGACAAGCTGCCGGCGCACGCGGCGGCGCAGTTCAACGCCACGATGTGCCGTGCGCTGGACTTCTGCGATGCGATGGCTCCCGGGCCCCACATCGGCGCCGCGCTGTTCCCCGCAGCCCTGGCGGCGGCGGAACTTGCCGGCGGCTGTCCTGGCGAGGAGTTCATGGCCGCCCTGGTGGCCGGCGCGGAACTCAGCTCACGCTTGAACCTGAACGAGGCGCAGTACGACGGCTTCGACCCGACCGGCATCGTGGTGGTCTTCTCCGCGGCTGCGGCCGCCGCGCGCATCCTGCGGCTCACGCAGGAGCAGACGCTGCATGCGCTGGCGCTGGCGTTCAACCGGTGTGGCGGCAGCTTCCAGAGCCACGTGGATGGCTCGTTGGGCGTGCGGATCGTGCAAGGCTGGGTGGCGGAAGCAGGAGTCCAGTCCGCGCAGATGGCGCGGCGCGGCATCACCGGGCCGGTCAATTTCCTCGGCGGCCACTACGGTTTCGCCCACCTGTACGGACGCGGAACGCTGGAGCCGGAATCCGTGACGGCCGGCCTGGGCGAAAGCTGGAAGGTCCACAACGTCGTCTTCAAGAAGTACCCCAGCTGTGGCGTGACGCAAGGCGTCACCGAGCTGGCGCTGGGCCTGGTTTCCGAGCTGTGCCTGCGCCCGTCGGATGTGCGCAGTGCCGAGGTGCGCCTTCCGCCGTACGCGCACCGGCTGGTGGGGCACCCGTTCCAGGTCGGCGCCAACCCGCGCGTCGATGCACAGTTCAACGCCGGCTATTGCGTGGCGAATGCGCTCGTGCGGCAGTCCTCGCGTCTTCAGCACTTCGCGCCGTCGCAGGTGCATGATTCCGCCGTGCACGAAATGATCGGCCGCATACGCGTCGTGGCCGACGAAAAACTGGACGCGCGCGGTCACGCCGCCGTCGACCTTAGCGTGACCACCAACGACGGCCGCACGCACTTGCGTCTACTCGACATCCCGCCGGGTTTCCCTGGTGCGGAACTGGACGATTCGCAGCACCTGGCCCGCTTCAACGACTGTCTGGCCTACGCGCCGCACGCGCCTTCGGCTGCGCAGACCGAACGGTTCCTGCAAGCGCTCGACGGCATTGCGAAGCTGCCGGATGTCCGCGCGCTCGTGCCGATGCTGACCGTGCCAGGGACGTTTTTGAAGGAGCACTCATGAGATCGATCCTCACGATCGCAGCAGGCGCCCTGGCGGCGTGTGCCTCGCCTGGGGCGCCTGCTCCCGGCACCCCTTCGCCACCCAGTGGACCGCAGGCAGAGTTGCAGGCCAGGTACCAGCAATACAGGACCGGCCCTGGCCCGCATCTGGACTTCGAAACCTGGAAGAGGCTGTACGGCAATCCGACGGACTACAGCGGCGCCGGGCCGTGAAGCGCGACCGGCGTCAGGTGCGTTCCCGGAGCGTCCTCTTCATCACCTTGCCGTTCGCATTGCGCGGCAGCGGCTCGGTGAGCCAGGTCCAGAAGTCGGGCGTCTTGTAGTCGGCGAGTTCGTCCTTGCACCGGGCCGCCAGTTCGCGACGCAGCGCCTCACGGTCGCCTGCATC from the Ramlibacter henchirensis genome contains:
- a CDS encoding LysR family transcriptional regulator encodes the protein MNLRQMEVFRAVMFAGGVSSAAELLHVSPPAISKVLAQAARASGLTLFERVKGRLIPTPEAHRLYAEIDQLWHGVEKVRDTSRELAQPTSASLRLVCSASLAPYLVSRAVARLYVQVPRLQCRVQVVAPDIINQSLLERSTHLGIALAPHDHPNLSVVKSYQCGLACVMRSDQPLARKKLIRPADLVGQRVISSPESVPFGQTLRRAFGAAGAKMHRDFECTSSTTACWFAQAGVGVAVVDQVAIAGGLLAGLEVRPFQSGEKLPVKILRNRYRPMSVVEQAFTEVFDGVWQEMVAGSNGTEINRRNAAAARQG
- a CDS encoding MmgE/PrpD family protein, which codes for MAKLEQKLAAFVCGLRIEDVPPEAQRVVRRMVMAVTGTGFAGAAEDGVLALRELLKEAGGSGQATTLVYGDKLPAHAAAQFNATMCRALDFCDAMAPGPHIGAALFPAALAAAELAGGCPGEEFMAALVAGAELSSRLNLNEAQYDGFDPTGIVVVFSAAAAAARILRLTQEQTLHALALAFNRCGGSFQSHVDGSLGVRIVQGWVAEAGVQSAQMARRGITGPVNFLGGHYGFAHLYGRGTLEPESVTAGLGESWKVHNVVFKKYPSCGVTQGVTELALGLVSELCLRPSDVRSAEVRLPPYAHRLVGHPFQVGANPRVDAQFNAGYCVANALVRQSSRLQHFAPSQVHDSAVHEMIGRIRVVADEKLDARGHAAVDLSVTTNDGRTHLRLLDIPPGFPGAELDDSQHLARFNDCLAYAPHAPSAAQTERFLQALDGIAKLPDVRALVPMLTVPGTFLKEHS